A stretch of the Sulfurospirillum sp. UCH001 genome encodes the following:
- a CDS encoding DUF535 family protein, which translates to MYSIIAISKFLKFSYFKKLKFILRGIFFKQQINDLFNLLNQKELHYFLVNYPEILNKPFRSYQCCNMPTHEKFKNIYFHYSFLKQKFCSEKIQMIYSFKGFNLLETMLSENLLSLRLCYVGNLGKEGELTLMMLLDNKEIYSIQFSFIEKSNQVEIYLCGIQSRNDVNGDELKDITKKMYGLRPRNFIIFTLRVIGSYFNLLLIQAVKTNFHTSNCSRVKKTGKFFANYNEYWEEEAGVDNQQFYTLSTINRKKEMTEIPSKKRSLFKQRYQMLDAYELEIKNNLSLLTKKDDKTNIFVKEDKSI; encoded by the coding sequence ATGTATAGTATTATAGCTATTTCAAAATTTTTAAAATTTTCATATTTTAAAAAACTAAAATTTATACTTAGAGGTATTTTTTTTAAGCAACAAATAAATGATTTATTTAATTTGCTTAATCAAAAAGAATTACATTATTTTCTCGTTAACTATCCAGAAATTTTAAATAAACCATTTCGGAGTTATCAATGTTGCAATATGCCAACACATGAAAAATTTAAAAATATATATTTTCATTATTCTTTTCTTAAGCAAAAATTTTGTTCAGAAAAAATTCAAATGATATATTCATTTAAAGGCTTCAACTTATTAGAAACAATGTTATCAGAAAATCTTTTATCTTTGAGATTATGTTATGTTGGTAATCTTGGGAAAGAAGGGGAATTGACATTGATGATGCTTTTAGATAATAAAGAAATTTATAGTATTCAATTTTCTTTCATAGAAAAATCTAACCAAGTCGAAATATATCTTTGTGGAATACAAAGTCGTAACGATGTCAACGGCGATGAGTTAAAAGATATTACAAAAAAAATGTATGGCTTACGTCCAAGAAATTTTATAATTTTTACGCTTCGTGTCATAGGTTCATATTTTAATTTATTACTCATTCAAGCTGTTAAAACTAATTTTCATACTTCAAATTGTTCTCGAGTAAAAAAAACTGGAAAGTTTTTTGCTAACTATAATGAATATTGGGAGGAAGAAGCAGGAGTTGACAATCAACAATTTTACACACTCTCCACAATAAACAGAAAAAAAGAGATGACTGAAATACCTTCAAAAAAAAGATCTCTTTTTAAACAAAGATACCAAATGTTAGATGCTTATGAGCTTGAAATAAAAAATAATCTATCTTTATTAACAAAGAAAGATGATAAAACAAATATTTTTGTAAAAGAGGATAAATCTATATAA
- the gmhA gene encoding D-sedoheptulose 7-phosphate isomerase: protein MMEMIKREMLSHQAVIAKTIESLQSHIYTASIITTEALKNGHKILLCGNGGSAADAQHIAAELSGRYKSERRGLAGIALTTDTSVLTAVGNDYGFDRIFDRQVEALAREGDVLIGISTSGHSKNVVRALSLARNMGCRTIGLSGRDGGVMNEFCDINIVVPSDDTPRIQEMHIMIGHIICQAIDCVYEID from the coding sequence ATGATGGAAATGATAAAACGTGAGATGCTCTCACATCAGGCTGTTATTGCTAAAACCATAGAGAGTTTACAAAGTCATATTTATACAGCATCTATTATCACCACCGAAGCACTTAAAAATGGGCATAAAATCCTTTTATGTGGTAATGGTGGTAGTGCGGCTGATGCTCAACATATCGCCGCAGAACTCAGTGGACGTTACAAGAGTGAAAGACGAGGGCTCGCTGGAATCGCATTGACAACCGATACATCGGTTCTAACTGCGGTGGGCAATGATTATGGTTTTGATCGTATTTTTGATCGTCAAGTAGAGGCATTAGCACGCGAGGGGGATGTACTCATTGGTATATCAACCAGTGGACACAGTAAAAATGTCGTACGAGCCTTAAGCCTTGCTCGTAACATGGGATGTCGCACTATAGGGCTAAGTGGAAGAGACGGTGGTGTGATGAATGAATTTTGCGATATTAATATTGTCGTGCCAAGTGATGATACGCCTCGTATTCAAGAGATGCACATTATGATTGGACACATTATTTGTCAAGCTATTGATTGTGTATATGAGATTGACTAA
- the rfaE1 gene encoding D-glycero-beta-D-manno-heptose-7-phosphate kinase produces MDRLRSYQPSILVIGDLMLDHYLWGKCERISPEAPVQVIDVQRESTVLGGAGNVVNNLLSLGAKVSVLSVVGNDENGKELLCMLETLGADAKGIVKQENRKTSKKSRVIASHQQVVRYDSESKDDITKASVDALLSQCASYIPNVDVVLLSDYGKGVLTTTFTSHVIEFAKKYQKPILVDPKGEDYSKYKGATLITPNKKEASLATKIAIKDDESLQKAGSLLKESLGLEYAIITLSEDGMAIFGEQFLKMPTVAREVYDVTGAGDTVLASIGYGLSCGLSIQEAASFANSAAAVVVGKLGSATVTLDEVDAYEHSLRAATAESKIKTKQEMVHLLQTKKNQKIVFTNGCFDILHVGHVKYLEVAKSFGDMLIVGLNADDSIKRLKGESRPINPLEDRAYILASLESVSYVVPFEEDTPFDLISAIKPDILVKGADYEGKVVVGSDIAKEVRLVQFVEGKSTTKIIERAQQK; encoded by the coding sequence ATGGATAGATTACGCAGTTATCAACCTTCTATTTTAGTGATTGGCGATTTGATGTTAGACCACTATTTGTGGGGGAAATGTGAACGTATTTCGCCTGAAGCTCCTGTTCAAGTCATTGATGTTCAAAGAGAAAGCACGGTACTTGGAGGCGCAGGTAATGTGGTTAATAACCTGTTAAGCTTGGGTGCAAAAGTGAGTGTTCTTAGCGTTGTTGGAAATGATGAAAACGGCAAAGAACTTTTATGTATGCTTGAGACGTTAGGCGCCGATGCCAAAGGTATTGTTAAACAAGAAAATCGAAAAACCAGTAAAAAAAGTCGTGTCATAGCTTCACATCAACAGGTTGTACGTTATGATAGTGAGTCCAAAGATGACATCACCAAAGCTTCTGTTGATGCACTTTTGTCGCAATGTGCTTCCTACATTCCAAATGTCGATGTCGTTTTGCTCTCTGACTATGGCAAAGGAGTGTTAACAACAACCTTTACAAGTCATGTGATAGAGTTTGCAAAAAAATATCAAAAGCCCATTTTAGTTGATCCTAAAGGGGAAGATTACTCGAAATATAAGGGTGCAACACTTATCACTCCCAATAAAAAAGAGGCAAGTCTTGCTACAAAAATAGCCATCAAAGATGATGAAAGCCTTCAAAAAGCAGGAAGCCTACTTAAAGAGAGCTTGGGCTTAGAATATGCCATTATAACGCTCTCTGAAGATGGTATGGCAATTTTTGGTGAGCAGTTTCTAAAAATGCCAACCGTTGCGCGTGAAGTGTATGATGTCACAGGAGCAGGAGATACTGTTTTAGCCAGTATTGGTTATGGGCTCTCGTGTGGGCTAAGTATACAAGAAGCCGCTTCCTTTGCAAATTCTGCTGCAGCCGTTGTGGTTGGAAAACTAGGAAGTGCAACCGTAACTTTAGATGAAGTTGATGCGTATGAGCATAGCTTAAGGGCTGCAACGGCTGAGAGTAAAATTAAAACAAAACAAGAGATGGTACATCTTTTACAAACGAAGAAAAATCAAAAAATTGTCTTTACCAATGGTTGTTTTGACATCTTACATGTGGGACATGTGAAGTATCTGGAAGTGGCAAAAAGTTTTGGTGATATGCTTATTGTTGGGCTTAATGCGGATGATTCGATTAAGCGCCTTAAAGGTGAGAGTCGCCCTATTAATCCACTCGAAGATAGAGCGTATATTTTAGCAAGTCTTGAATCAGTTAGTTATGTGGTTCCTTTTGAAGAAGATACGCCATTTGATCTTATCTCAGCTATTAAGCCCGATATCTTGGTTAAAGGGGCTGATTATGAAGGTAAAGTGGTTGTTGGAAGTGATATTGCTAAAGAAGTACGACTTGTTCAGTTTGTAGAAGGCAAAAGTACAACAAAGATTATTGAGAGGGCTCAACAAAAATGA
- a CDS encoding glycosyltransferase produces the protein MKIAVLGKKNYLYWDNHVSDAFQYLGHTVKSFQINSRPFAIQTLRGLIKPFNKKKAQQLSDVMHAKRIVKELNSFKPDLIFITSAFFVSCEYYMHLKEVISRPLIYAWDGDGGVDCAVNSHYVDFIDIMFESEYYYTIQNKLSFKNIIHLPFAANPNVHTQLNLKRKNAIYFCGAWSLERDAVITSINYPLTLKGWNWKRLSKKQNFYSIEEGTVNMTRQVKDYNSHIAVLNKHQAVNHIDALNMRTFEVPACGALLINDFRKELPYMYDIDKEICVYRNIEELSEIIGRLETSPKDFEQIIISGFKRTLNEHTYLHRMQKVLTYV, from the coding sequence ATGAAAATAGCTGTTTTAGGAAAAAAAAATTACCTTTATTGGGATAATCATGTTTCAGATGCATTTCAATATCTAGGACATACAGTAAAAAGTTTTCAGATTAACTCAAGACCTTTTGCTATTCAAACATTAAGAGGGTTAATTAAACCCTTTAATAAAAAAAAAGCTCAACAACTGTCTGATGTAATGCATGCAAAGCGCATAGTAAAAGAATTAAATTCTTTTAAGCCTGACTTAATCTTTATCACAAGTGCTTTTTTTGTCTCCTGTGAATATTACATGCATTTAAAAGAAGTTATTTCTCGTCCATTAATTTATGCATGGGATGGGGATGGGGGAGTAGACTGTGCGGTAAATTCACACTATGTAGATTTTATAGATATTATGTTTGAATCAGAATATTATTATACAATCCAAAATAAATTATCCTTTAAAAATATAATACATTTACCATTTGCAGCCAATCCAAACGTTCACACACAATTAAACTTAAAACGCAAAAATGCTATTTATTTTTGTGGTGCCTGGAGTTTAGAAAGAGATGCGGTTATTACATCTATCAATTATCCCTTGACACTCAAAGGGTGGAATTGGAAAAGACTTTCAAAAAAGCAAAATTTTTATAGTATTGAAGAAGGTACAGTAAATATGACTAGGCAAGTTAAAGACTACAATTCCCACATAGCCGTATTAAACAAACATCAAGCAGTCAATCACATTGATGCACTAAATATGAGAACTTTTGAAGTTCCTGCTTGTGGTGCTTTATTAATTAACGATTTTAGAAAGGAATTACCCTATATGTATGACATAGATAAAGAAATATGTGTTTATAGGAATATAGAAGAATTAAGTGAAATTATTGGACGATTAGAAACATCTCCAAAGGATTTTGAACAAATAATTATATCAGGGTTCAAAAGAACATTGAATGAGCACACTTATCTCCATAGAATGCAAAAAGTTTTAACATATGTATAG
- a CDS encoding glycosyltransferase family 10 domain-containing protein — MDKKIIKLVTRGSDYRKFSLYQFQSPNNKGIWKNCIFTFDPFEQNYDWFVVLDNMPTSLLKSTEILQCPKENTIFVTSEPSSISRYGKAFAGQFHYLITNQNEKILPHTNAIRSQTGIYWLYGKDFDNIVKDTHLPKTKLLSTICSDKKDGHTMHKKRYDFTQLMEKEIPEMERFGRGFQFIEKKYQALDDYKFHVVIENHIENHMWSEKLADAFLGFTVPIYCGCPNIYDYFPKDSLIQIDINQPQEAIEIIRNIISIPGEYERRFEAVQEARRKVLYEYNLLEMITNIVNQSPLHKNMILNQKIHSRRYMRARNLDDLYYFIQFRLSNFVTCFIQKYFAK; from the coding sequence ATGGATAAGAAAATCATTAAACTTGTAACACGAGGTTCAGATTATCGAAAATTTTCTTTATATCAATTCCAATCACCAAATAACAAAGGAATATGGAAAAATTGTATCTTTACATTTGATCCTTTCGAACAAAATTATGATTGGTTCGTCGTTTTAGATAATATGCCAACAAGTTTACTTAAAAGTACAGAAATCCTCCAATGTCCAAAAGAAAACACTATTTTTGTTACGAGTGAACCGAGTTCAATTTCAAGATACGGAAAAGCTTTTGCTGGACAATTTCATTATCTTATTACAAATCAAAATGAAAAAATTCTCCCTCATACCAATGCAATTCGTTCACAAACAGGTATTTATTGGCTTTACGGAAAAGATTTTGATAATATTGTTAAAGATACCCATCTACCGAAAACAAAGTTACTTTCTACAATCTGTTCAGATAAAAAAGATGGTCATACTATGCATAAAAAAAGATATGACTTTACGCAATTAATGGAAAAAGAAATACCAGAAATGGAGCGTTTTGGGAGAGGTTTCCAATTCATAGAAAAAAAATATCAAGCACTTGATGATTACAAATTTCATGTAGTTATTGAGAACCATATTGAAAACCATATGTGGAGCGAAAAGCTTGCAGATGCATTTTTAGGCTTTACAGTTCCTATATATTGTGGATGCCCTAATATATATGACTATTTTCCTAAAGATAGCCTTATCCAAATAGATATCAATCAACCACAAGAAGCCATTGAAATAATTAGAAACATAATTTCAATCCCAGGAGAATATGAAAGGAGATTTGAAGCCGTTCAAGAAGCTAGAAGAAAAGTCCTCTACGAATATAATCTTCTTGAGATGATAACAAACATTGTCAATCAATCACCATTACATAAGAATATGATACTAAATCAAAAGATACATTCAAGAAGATATATGAGAGCAAGAAATTTGGATGATTTATACTATTTTATACAATTTAGACTTTCAAATTTTGTAACATGTTTTATTCAAAAATATTTCGCTAAATAA
- a CDS encoding MBOAT family protein: MLFNSHMFIFLFFPITFFIYFYLNSKRLTSAGIAFLVFASLFFYSWWNILYLPLILSSILFNFIVGTYLSKHQYVIKKKTLLIFGISANIALLGYFKYTVFFLDNFNGIFGASIPLPHIILPLGISFFTFTQIAYLVDCYKDKVKEYDFIRYALFVTYFPHLLAGPILHHSEMMPQFANLRNKTKNYRNIAMGLFLFSIGLFKKVVIADTFAIWANAGFDTATVLSFFEAWATSLSYTFQLYFDFSGYTDMAIGISLMFNIKLPINFNSPYKALDIQDFWRRWHMTLSRFLRDYIYIPLGGNRQGEFRTYINLFTTFLLGGLWHGAGWTFIFWGTLHGLALMIHRAWKSFGFSMNRYLAWFITFNFVNLTWIFFRAKEWSDAIKVISGLIGFNNIVLPEIFSYKLAFLNNIGITFGKVTNNINPLDKNSILLWTVSGFLLILFFNNSIEKSKKLQFNHQNLFFTLISFLYCILILNNITEFLYFNF, translated from the coding sequence GTGCTATTTAACAGTCATATGTTCATATTTTTATTTTTTCCGATAACGTTTTTTATCTATTTTTATCTCAATAGTAAACGTTTAACATCAGCAGGGATTGCATTTTTAGTTTTTGCTTCTTTGTTTTTCTATAGTTGGTGGAATATTCTCTATTTACCATTGATTCTCTCTTCTATTTTATTTAATTTTATTGTAGGAACCTATTTAAGTAAACATCAATACGTTATCAAGAAAAAAACACTATTAATCTTTGGAATCAGTGCCAACATTGCTCTATTAGGCTATTTTAAATACACTGTTTTTTTCTTAGATAATTTCAATGGTATTTTTGGAGCATCTATTCCACTTCCTCATATTATCTTACCTCTTGGTATTAGTTTTTTTACATTTACACAGATTGCTTATTTAGTTGATTGTTACAAAGATAAGGTCAAAGAGTATGATTTTATTCGTTATGCTCTTTTTGTTACTTATTTCCCTCATTTACTAGCAGGTCCTATTTTACACCATTCAGAGATGATGCCTCAGTTTGCCAATCTACGCAACAAGACCAAGAACTATCGAAATATCGCTATGGGACTTTTTCTCTTTTCTATTGGTTTATTTAAAAAGGTGGTGATAGCGGATACATTTGCTATTTGGGCCAATGCTGGGTTTGATACGGCTACCGTACTTAGTTTCTTTGAAGCATGGGCAACCAGTCTTTCCTATACGTTTCAGCTCTATTTTGATTTTAGTGGTTATACCGATATGGCTATTGGTATCTCTTTGATGTTTAATATCAAACTTCCGATTAACTTTAACTCTCCCTATAAAGCGTTAGATATTCAAGATTTTTGGAGAAGGTGGCATATGACACTTTCTCGTTTTTTAAGAGATTATATTTATATTCCACTTGGGGGTAATAGGCAAGGAGAGTTTAGAACCTATATCAATCTTTTTACCACATTTTTACTGGGTGGTCTTTGGCATGGTGCGGGTTGGACTTTTATTTTTTGGGGAACACTGCATGGTTTAGCTCTTATGATTCATAGAGCTTGGAAGTCATTTGGATTTTCTATGAACAGATACCTTGCTTGGTTTATCACCTTTAATTTTGTCAATCTTACTTGGATCTTTTTTAGAGCCAAGGAGTGGAGTGATGCGATTAAAGTCATTTCTGGACTTATTGGATTTAATAATATTGTGTTACCCGAAATATTCTCTTACAAATTAGCTTTTTTGAACAATATTGGAATAACGTTTGGGAAAGTAACCAATAATATTAACCCACTCGATAAAAATTCTATTTTACTTTGGACTGTCTCTGGATTTCTCCTTATCTTATTTTTTAATAATTCTATAGAAAAATCAAAAAAGCTTCAATTTAATCATCAAAACTTATTTTTTACACTTATAAGTTTTCTATATTGCATTTTAATTTTAAATAATATAACAGAATTTTTGTATTTCAATTTTTAA